In Heliangelus exortis chromosome Z, bHelExo1.hap1, whole genome shotgun sequence, a genomic segment contains:
- the LOC139789489 gene encoding uncharacterized protein, with protein MLLLLSLLPLPLLLQILLLLLLPHDNCFPRLSRYQPQMLKVRVLPFALGYWFT; from the coding sequence ATGCTGCTGCTACTGTCACTTCTGCCGCTGCCGCTGTTGTTacagattttgcttttgctccTTCTACCGCATGACAATTGTTTTCCTCGTCTAAGCAGATACCAGCCTCAGATGCTCAAGGTGAGAGTCTTGCCTTTCGCTCTGGGCTATTGGTTCACTTAA